One genomic region from Drosophila busckii strain San Diego stock center, stock number 13000-0081.31 chromosome 3R, ASM1175060v1, whole genome shotgun sequence encodes:
- the LOC108602380 gene encoding chymotrypsin-1, giving the protein MAVGLIFVLLATLQLSAALPMNKVIDLDAYFEQADSSSQERVVGGYDVPDDEYVPYQVSMQFLTRSGKQRHFCGGSLIAPNRVLTAAHCVNGQNASRITVVAGVRDLNDSTGPRAQVQSYEMHENYQELVTSDIAILKLESAFELDDKRIATIDVSSNDLVGADQDVLLSGWGSVFHFGTGPFAKYPTVLQKLSYKTLSNEKCKQTMEQLTDTEICALERFGKGACNGDSGGPLVMSNGESLKQVGVVSYGTAFCASNSPDVYTRVSMFDAWIKERMA; this is encoded by the exons ATGGCAGTTGGCTTAATATTCGTTTTGCTAGCAACGCTGCAGCTGAGCGCAGCGCTGCCCATGAACAAAGTTATAGATC TCGATGCATACTTTGAGCAAGCGGACAGCAGCTCGCAGGAGCGCGTTGTGGGCGGCTATGATGTGCCCGATGATGAGTATGTGCCCTATCAGGTGTCCATGCAGTTCCTTACGCGCAGCGGCAAGCAGCGTCACTTCTGTGGCGGCTCACTCATTGCGCCCAATCGTGTGCTGACTGCCGCGCACTGCGTCAATGGCCAGAACGCCAGTCGCATCACAGTCGTTGCGGGAGTGCGTGATCTGAACGACAGCACTGGGCCACGTGCTCAGGTGCAGTCGTATGAAATGCACGAGAACTATCAGGAGCTGGTCACAAGTGATATAGCCATACTTAAGCTTGAGTCAGCCTTTGAGCTGGATGACAAACGCATTGCTACCATCGATGTTAGCAGCAATGATCTTGTGGGCGCTGATCAGGATGTGCTGCTCTCCGGTTGGGGCTCAGTGTTTCACTTTGGCACTGGACCCTTCGCCAAATATCCTACTGTGCTGCAGAAGCTTTCGTATAAAACCTTGTCCAACGAAAAGTGCAAGCAGACCATGGAGCAGTTAACCGATACGGAAATTTGTGCCTTGGAACGTTTTGGCAAAGGCGCCTGCAAT GGTGATTCGGGTGGTCCTTTGGTCATGAGCAATGGTGAATCTCTGAAGCAGGTGGGCGTCGTCTCCTATGGCACTGCCTTCTGTGCCTCCAACAGTCCCGATGTCTATACACGCGTCTCTATGTTTGACGCTTGGATTAAAGAGCGCATGGCTTAG
- the LOC108604359 gene encoding conserved oligomeric Golgi complex subunit 1 isoform X2, with amino-acid sequence MSANLLELNVDTLFEQHSVSEIDAVQKKIQMVVENKREELRTMVGERYRDLLKAADTIAAMQSSAGTLIEQVHCIQSNCRSLNEQQLLGFKTTPVACEADILLQQRTASKQLNNYYSTMVQIKLLTSLPELIWTHIDQEQFYAATELFIFSRHISTGLQLDAKNALMQRLPVAHKQWEILRPFHLTIKHAVLNVLEREQLSAEVAVDCMQSLLLLEKCDLHHVLQTFLQLRATAFVRCLQSQSSDAEAKKSRRVKERILASLHILNGTIELMDKCLLSNGLLFERIEQCSAATTPPSISRMDISERQLAHLLPDIIANYRPQFDKPQLAAQQISDALLAWLRKIDTLAAKELEQIFSLVSSMQTIQDIKSAAAATAQSSYAELEQQLQLKSTQLNFYKHKYVPLINARVREIIRSSWAAAMQHTYELVVQLVQSSHSQEPAPLQIWREQNEDLPLSLAAALSEQPKRLANRTKGYSTATIELCAEFDKQLAQIVQELNVLLQEQSTRAEHKLALINFLRETAQQQMMDYVSKLKTLQLQERQALLQALRCTLALIELCPSLKLCFCQPSSWRQWAGNLTAAGAEHWQRLCALIEEEMLRLWLLIVDDVLSTHNCDDKLPKGITHNMVLQDFALWHTQTLEQQDEEQQQSVQSSIRIPSQPRLSLQTYLHQLIQALNVAVPQTLPSKVLHAFNQKLLTQLLAHYELLAAADCTKSSQNIALQLYFDLKFLERVFSVTREERQLYEQFHALQRRLRDFIDPFDFELFAEHINQHVARSAARLHGELGVLTAMPANLPGGVANATLAHEADPNVLCLSSSGSTSLWFPLLPIVTAQSTPLHSERKSLTTASEKAFFEL; translated from the exons atGAGTGCAAATTTATTGGAATTAAATGTGGACACGCTGTTTGAGCAGCACAGTGTGTCCGAAATCGATGCGGTGCAGAAAAAGATACAAATGGTAGTTGAGAACAAACGCGAAGAGCTACGCACTATGGTTGG TGAACGCTATCGCGATTTGCTAAAGGCAGCAGATACCATAGCCGCCATGCAAAGCTCTGCCGGCACACTCATCGAGCAGGTGCACTGCATCCAGTCAAATTGCCGCAGTCtcaacgagcagcagctgttgggcTTCAAGACAACGCCCGTGGCATGCGAGGCAGACATcttgttgcagcagcgcactgccagcaagcaattaaacaattactaCAGCACCATGGTGCAGATAAAACTGCTGACCAGCCTGCCGGAGCTCATTTGGACGCACATTGATCAGGAGCAGTTTTACGCTGCCACAGAGCTGTTCATATTCAGTCGCCACATTAGCACTGGCCTGCAGCTGGATGCCAAGAATGCGCTAATGCAACGTCTGCCTGTGGCTCACAAGCAATGGGAAATACTGCGTCCATTCCATTTGACCATAAAGCATGCAGTGCTGAATGTGCTGGAGCGTGAGCAGCTCAGCGCTGAGGTGGCTGTGGATTGCATGCAgagtctgttgctgctggaaaAATGTGACTTGCATCATGTGTTGCAAACGTTCTTGCAACTTCGTGCTACGGCCTTTGTGCGTTGCcttcaaagccaaagcagcgatGCGGAGGCGAAGAAGTCAAGGCGGGTAAAAGAGCGCATCTTGGCTAGCTTGCATATACTAAACGGCACCATTGAGCTAATGGACAAGTGTTTGCTAT CAAATGGTTTGCTCTTTGAAAGGATTGAGCAGtgcagtgcagcaacaactccACCCAGCATTAGTCGCATGGATATAAGCGAACGTCAGCTGGCACATCTGTTACCCGATATTATAGCCAATTATAGGCCGCAGTTTGACAAGCCGCAGCTGGCAGCGCAACAAATATCGGacgctttgcttgcttggctACGCAAGATTGATACGCTGGCGGCCAAGGAACTGGAGCAGATCTTTTCGCTGGTGAGCAGCATGCAAACCATACAGGACATTaagtcagcagctgcagccacagcGCAGTCCAGCTATGCAGAACtggagcagcaactgcagctaaagtcgacgcaattaaatttctataagCACAAGTATGTGCCGTTGATCAATGCGCGTGTGCGTGAAATCATACGCAGCAGCTGGGCTGCGGCTATGCAGCATACCTATGAGCTGGTTGTACAGTTGGTGCAGTCCAGTCATAGCCAGGAGCCAGCTCCATTGCAAATATGGCGTGAGCAGAACGAAGATCTGCCGTTGAGTCTGGCAGCGGCTTTGAGCGAGCAACCAAAGCGTTTAGCTAATCGCACCAAAGGCTacagcacagcaacaattgagCTATGCGCAGAGTTTGACAAGCAGCTGGCGCAGATTGTGCAGGAGTTGAATGTGCTGCTGCAGGAGCAATCGACGCGCGCTGAGCACAAACTGGCGCTGATTAACTTTCTACGCgaaacagcgcagcagcagatgaTGGATTATGTGAGCAAGCTGaaaacgctgcagctgcaagagCGCCAAGCGCTGTTGCAAGCGCTGCGTTGCACGCTGGCGCTGATAGAGCTGTGTCCCAGCCTGAAGCTGTGCTTCTGCCAACCCAGCAGCTGGCGTCAGTGGGCAGGCAACTTGACTGCAGCTGGTGCTGAGCATTGGCAGCGTCTATGTGCGCTCATCGAAGAGGAAATGTTGCGCCTGTGGCTGCTGATCGTAGACGATGTACTGAGCACGCATAATTGCGATGATAAGCTGCCCAAGGGCATAACACACAATATGGTGTTGCAGGACTTTGCA CTATGGCATACGCAAACGCTGGAGCAGCAGGACgaggagcagcaacagagcGTGCAAAGCAGCATTAGGATACCCAGCCAGCCACGTTTATCGCTACAAACTTATCTGCATCAGTTGATACAAGCGCTGAACGTTGCCGTGCCGCAAACTTTGCCCTCCAAGGTGTTGCATGCCTTTAATCAAAAGCTGCTGACACAGCTGCTGGCGCACTACGAACTGCTCGCTGCTGCGGACTGCACCAAGTCCAGTCAAAATATCGCGCTGCAGCTGTACTTTGATCTAAAGTTTCTGGAGCGCGTCTTTAGCGTTACACGCGAGGAGCGACAACTGTATGAACAATTCCATGCGCTGCAGCGCAGGCTGCGTGACTTTATAGATCCCTTTGACTTTGAGCTGTTTGCCGAGCATATTAATCAGCATGTGGCACGTTCAGCGGCGCGGCTGCATGGCGAGCTGGGTGTGCTCACAGCCATGCCGGCTAATCTACCAGGCGGCGTTGCAAATGCTACGCTCGCACATGAGGCGGATCCAAATGTCTTATGTCTAAGCTCCTCAGGCTCCACCTCGCTTTGGTTTCCTTTGCTGCCCATTGTTACAGCTCAGTCAACGCCGCTGCACAGCGAGCGCAAGTCGCTGACCACTGCAAGTGAAAAG GCATTCTTTGAATTGTAG
- the LOC108601916 gene encoding chymotrypsin-2 — MMELLFLTAMLASSAARINSRQPGGYAPTRIVGGADVPAGEYVPYQVSLQYQTSGGQMHFCGGSLIAPDRVLTAAHCCQGFNASRMSVVAGIRNLDDPQGSRARVISYSIHPNYQELKTSDIAVLSLETAFVINNRSIATIPYQSEAFVGGGVPVTLTGWGLRVPVALPFLDNVNYPNTLQRMSYATITNELCRARGMEDVTDTEICARGPFRGACSGDSGGPLVSNVNGLQQVGVVSYGLVVCGLFVSPDVYTRVSTFRTWIAEQTAPKSLSL; from the exons atgATGGAATTACTTTTTCTAACAGCGATGCTCGCTAGCAGCGCTGCGCGCATCAATT CTCGTCAGCCTGGTGGCTATGCGCCCACACGCATTGTGGGTGGAGCGGATGTGCCAGCGGGCGAATATGTGCCCTACCAGGTGTCGCTGCAGTATCAAACAAGTGGCGGACAGATGCATTTCTGTGGCGGTTCGCTTATAGCGCCCGATCGCGTACTAACTGCCGCACATTGTTGCCAAGGCTTCAATGCGTCCCGCATGTCGGTTGTGGCAGGCATACGCAATCTGGATGATCCGCAGGGCTCGCGCGCTCGCGTAATCTCTTACAGCATACATCCGAACTACCAGGAACTAAAGACAAGCGACATTGCAGTGCTCAGCTTAGAGACAGCGTTTGTTATAAACAACAGGAGCATAGCAACCATTCCGTATCAGTCTGAAGCGTTTGTGGGCGGCGGTGTGCCTGTTACATTAACAGGCTGGGGCTTGAGGGTGCCAGTGGCGCTGCCCTTTCTAGACAATGTCAATTATCCAAATACGTTGCAGCGCATGAGCTACGCCACCATTACCAATGAGCTGTGCCGCGCCAGAGGCATGGAGGATGTCACGGACACAGAGATTTGTGCGCGAGGACCTTTCCGCGGCGCCTGCTCG GGTGATTCGGGTGGGCCACTTGTAAGCAACGTCAATGGACTGCAGCAGGTTGGCGTCGTGTCCTATGGTCTGGTAGTCTGCGGTCTGTTTGTTTCCCCCGATGTCTACACTAGAGTTTCTACTTTTCGTACTTGGATAGCAGAGCAAACAGCTCCTAAGTCTCTTTCGCTTTAA
- the LOC108604359 gene encoding conserved oligomeric Golgi complex subunit 1 isoform X1 yields MSANLLELNVDTLFEQHSVSEIDAVQKKIQMVVENKREELRTMVGERYRDLLKAADTIAAMQSSAGTLIEQVHCIQSNCRSLNEQQLLGFKTTPVACEADILLQQRTASKQLNNYYSTMVQIKLLTSLPELIWTHIDQEQFYAATELFIFSRHISTGLQLDAKNALMQRLPVAHKQWEILRPFHLTIKHAVLNVLEREQLSAEVAVDCMQSLLLLEKCDLHHVLQTFLQLRATAFVRCLQSQSSDAEAKKSRRVKERILASLHILNGTIELMDKCLLSNGLLFERIEQCSAATTPPSISRMDISERQLAHLLPDIIANYRPQFDKPQLAAQQISDALLAWLRKIDTLAAKELEQIFSLVSSMQTIQDIKSAAAATAQSSYAELEQQLQLKSTQLNFYKHKYVPLINARVREIIRSSWAAAMQHTYELVVQLVQSSHSQEPAPLQIWREQNEDLPLSLAAALSEQPKRLANRTKGYSTATIELCAEFDKQLAQIVQELNVLLQEQSTRAEHKLALINFLRETAQQQMMDYVSKLKTLQLQERQALLQALRCTLALIELCPSLKLCFCQPSSWRQWAGNLTAAGAEHWQRLCALIEEEMLRLWLLIVDDVLSTHNCDDKLPKGITHNMVLQDFALWHTQTLEQQDEEQQQSVQSSIRIPSQPRLSLQTYLHQLIQALNVAVPQTLPSKVLHAFNQKLLTQLLAHYELLAAADCTKSSQNIALQLYFDLKFLERVFSVTREERQLYEQFHALQRRLRDFIDPFDFELFAEHINQHVARSAARLHGELGVLTAMPANLPGGVANATLAHEADPNVLCLSSSGSTSLWFPLLPIVTAQSTPLHSERKSLTTASEKAMTPTRKAPTTRKTESSSSSSNSSSKSKSSAASFFGMSQEWFR; encoded by the exons atGAGTGCAAATTTATTGGAATTAAATGTGGACACGCTGTTTGAGCAGCACAGTGTGTCCGAAATCGATGCGGTGCAGAAAAAGATACAAATGGTAGTTGAGAACAAACGCGAAGAGCTACGCACTATGGTTGG TGAACGCTATCGCGATTTGCTAAAGGCAGCAGATACCATAGCCGCCATGCAAAGCTCTGCCGGCACACTCATCGAGCAGGTGCACTGCATCCAGTCAAATTGCCGCAGTCtcaacgagcagcagctgttgggcTTCAAGACAACGCCCGTGGCATGCGAGGCAGACATcttgttgcagcagcgcactgccagcaagcaattaaacaattactaCAGCACCATGGTGCAGATAAAACTGCTGACCAGCCTGCCGGAGCTCATTTGGACGCACATTGATCAGGAGCAGTTTTACGCTGCCACAGAGCTGTTCATATTCAGTCGCCACATTAGCACTGGCCTGCAGCTGGATGCCAAGAATGCGCTAATGCAACGTCTGCCTGTGGCTCACAAGCAATGGGAAATACTGCGTCCATTCCATTTGACCATAAAGCATGCAGTGCTGAATGTGCTGGAGCGTGAGCAGCTCAGCGCTGAGGTGGCTGTGGATTGCATGCAgagtctgttgctgctggaaaAATGTGACTTGCATCATGTGTTGCAAACGTTCTTGCAACTTCGTGCTACGGCCTTTGTGCGTTGCcttcaaagccaaagcagcgatGCGGAGGCGAAGAAGTCAAGGCGGGTAAAAGAGCGCATCTTGGCTAGCTTGCATATACTAAACGGCACCATTGAGCTAATGGACAAGTGTTTGCTAT CAAATGGTTTGCTCTTTGAAAGGATTGAGCAGtgcagtgcagcaacaactccACCCAGCATTAGTCGCATGGATATAAGCGAACGTCAGCTGGCACATCTGTTACCCGATATTATAGCCAATTATAGGCCGCAGTTTGACAAGCCGCAGCTGGCAGCGCAACAAATATCGGacgctttgcttgcttggctACGCAAGATTGATACGCTGGCGGCCAAGGAACTGGAGCAGATCTTTTCGCTGGTGAGCAGCATGCAAACCATACAGGACATTaagtcagcagctgcagccacagcGCAGTCCAGCTATGCAGAACtggagcagcaactgcagctaaagtcgacgcaattaaatttctataagCACAAGTATGTGCCGTTGATCAATGCGCGTGTGCGTGAAATCATACGCAGCAGCTGGGCTGCGGCTATGCAGCATACCTATGAGCTGGTTGTACAGTTGGTGCAGTCCAGTCATAGCCAGGAGCCAGCTCCATTGCAAATATGGCGTGAGCAGAACGAAGATCTGCCGTTGAGTCTGGCAGCGGCTTTGAGCGAGCAACCAAAGCGTTTAGCTAATCGCACCAAAGGCTacagcacagcaacaattgagCTATGCGCAGAGTTTGACAAGCAGCTGGCGCAGATTGTGCAGGAGTTGAATGTGCTGCTGCAGGAGCAATCGACGCGCGCTGAGCACAAACTGGCGCTGATTAACTTTCTACGCgaaacagcgcagcagcagatgaTGGATTATGTGAGCAAGCTGaaaacgctgcagctgcaagagCGCCAAGCGCTGTTGCAAGCGCTGCGTTGCACGCTGGCGCTGATAGAGCTGTGTCCCAGCCTGAAGCTGTGCTTCTGCCAACCCAGCAGCTGGCGTCAGTGGGCAGGCAACTTGACTGCAGCTGGTGCTGAGCATTGGCAGCGTCTATGTGCGCTCATCGAAGAGGAAATGTTGCGCCTGTGGCTGCTGATCGTAGACGATGTACTGAGCACGCATAATTGCGATGATAAGCTGCCCAAGGGCATAACACACAATATGGTGTTGCAGGACTTTGCA CTATGGCATACGCAAACGCTGGAGCAGCAGGACgaggagcagcaacagagcGTGCAAAGCAGCATTAGGATACCCAGCCAGCCACGTTTATCGCTACAAACTTATCTGCATCAGTTGATACAAGCGCTGAACGTTGCCGTGCCGCAAACTTTGCCCTCCAAGGTGTTGCATGCCTTTAATCAAAAGCTGCTGACACAGCTGCTGGCGCACTACGAACTGCTCGCTGCTGCGGACTGCACCAAGTCCAGTCAAAATATCGCGCTGCAGCTGTACTTTGATCTAAAGTTTCTGGAGCGCGTCTTTAGCGTTACACGCGAGGAGCGACAACTGTATGAACAATTCCATGCGCTGCAGCGCAGGCTGCGTGACTTTATAGATCCCTTTGACTTTGAGCTGTTTGCCGAGCATATTAATCAGCATGTGGCACGTTCAGCGGCGCGGCTGCATGGCGAGCTGGGTGTGCTCACAGCCATGCCGGCTAATCTACCAGGCGGCGTTGCAAATGCTACGCTCGCACATGAGGCGGATCCAAATGTCTTATGTCTAAGCTCCTCAGGCTCCACCTCGCTTTGGTTTCCTTTGCTGCCCATTGTTACAGCTCAGTCAACGCCGCTGCACAGCGAGCGCAAGTCGCTGACCACTGCAAGTGAAAAG G
- the LOC108602323 gene encoding telomere-binding protein cav yields MERHLSEYFLNYQKQELAALMDTFEDGDKIGKRIAKRACKAFEVTEKDMRRIYTPDEVRQLCTRTKLRVDMTQYNCVWDAKRRLMKKGRLENKSERFINAMLVKAITRKMCIPYTDEQIAKYNEIKRCELKKANNFRLDQWKRRSDKENKNTANQSVPDNINLSSINDITDDLSSSDEDVGLLGSDINTEPLTSDDDSAFMANDINTEPCTQAPPMQSQPVLLASADSILPTQADEDWAAMANDVNTEPVTQPPQQLESQPKLLANNASNNNNLVKNLNNVENDIPVSLLDSNSDSLSWVERAHEVNTESMINSINTESQPFTQSQPLTQSQQMRSEQLLCSTEDYALFNTQVPATSTQSQELP; encoded by the exons ATGGAGCGTCATTTATCTGAGTATTTTCTAAACTATCAAAAGCAGGAACTTGCTGCTTTAATGGACACGTTTGAGGATGGCGATAAAATCGGCAAAAGAATAGCGAAGCGCGCTTGCAAAGCGTtt GAGGTAACTGAAAAGGACATGAGACGCATTTACACACCAGATGAAGTGCGACAGCTTTGCACGCGCACCAAGCTGCGTGTGGATATGACTCAATATAACTGTGTTTGGGATGCAAAGCGACGCCTTATGAAAAAGGGTCGTCTGGAAAACAAGTCGGAGCGTTTTATTAATGCCATGCTGGTTAAAGCCATCACCAGGAAAATGTGTATTCCTTACACGGATGAGCAAATTGCTAAgtataatgaaattaaacgaTGCGAGCtgaaaaaggcaaacaacttTAGGTTGGATCAATGGAAGCGCCGCAGtgataaagaaaataaaaatacggCAAACCAATCTGTGCCTGATAATATAAATCTAAGCTCGATCAATGATATTACTGACGACCTATCGTCATCTGATGAAGATGTTGGTTTACTGGGCAGTGATATTAACACCGAACCGTTGACATCTGATGATGATTCGGCGTTCATGGCTAATGATATTAACACTGAGCCATGTACCCAGGCACCACCAATGCAAAGTCAGCCTGTGCTACTGGCTAGCGCAGATTCTATACTGCCTACTCAAGCTGATGAGGATTGGGCTGCAATGGCAAATGATGTAAACACCGAACCAGTAACACAACCGCCACAACAACTGGAGAGTCAGCCTAAGTTGCTTGCTAACAATGCttcaaataacaataatttggtGAAGAACCTCAACAATGTAGAAAATGATATCCCGGTTAGCTTACTGGATTCCAATAGCGATTCCCTAAGCTGGGTTGAGCGAGCTCATGAAGTAAACACAGAGTCCATGATAAACTCTATTAATACTGAAAGCCAACCCTTCACACAGAGCCAGCCATTAACACAGAGCCAGCAAATGAGGAGTGAACAGTTATTGTGTTCCACTGAAGACTACGCTTTATTTAATACTCAAGTTCCTGCTACATCAACACAATCGCAGGAATTACCATAA
- the LOC108601915 gene encoding translation initiation factor IF-2, protein MNYLIQRGKARQQAINVPDGFPELLSDITREVLRCQPTKECLCQFIIDYLHSLIVTREKAMVAKSILDRALRQVDSIISDLCVCELSQEKSEMMASVMEECFRNFLEKRRCEMRRGKEAIKFADIDMLSELLEKCKFSEEELDSSRPAIESAYKRFVDAYMAAATESQGTELLYQYFRDRELKRIDEMMRNQAAITIQAAFRGYIVRRTMALHVCTCTCMMDDEEDEETKRQDAAARIIQRFFRWVMARQAIKPIDDPCVDKETPPSKDDGSSPPTLAVESAAEVAPAAAESAAAVGAEASGEAAADEAEPAAAVAEEAAPAAAAAATEEAAPAAAEPAAAEAPAEAAPEAAAEAPPEAAAPAAAEEAAAPAAAEEPAPAAPAEEPAPAPPAEEAPPAAEAEPPAAEAPAE, encoded by the exons ATGAATTATCTAATACAGCGAGGCAAGGCACGCCAACAGGCAATCAATGTGCCCGATGGATTCCCCGAACTTCTATCCGATATAACACGGGAAGTGCTGCGTTGCCAGCCCACAAAGGAGTGCCTATGCCAGTTCATCATTGACTATCTGCACTCGCTGATTGTTACACGAGAGAAGGCCATGG TGGCCAAAAGCATACTCGATCGCGCTTTGCGACAAGTTGATAGCATTATATCTGATTTATGTGTTTGCGAGCTGTCGCAGGAGAAGTCTGAAATGATGGCATCGGTTATGGAGGAATGTTTCCGCAACTTTCTCGAAAAGCGTCGCTGTGAGATGCGTCGCGGCAAGGAGGCCATCAAATTTGCTGACATTGATATGTTGTCGGAACTGTTGGAGAAATGCAAGTTCAGCGAAGAGGAGCTGGACTCTTCGCGTCCGGCTATTGAGAGCGCCTACAAGCGCTTCGTGGATGCCTACATGGCAGCAGCTACCGAATCCCAAGGTACTGAGTTGCTTTATCAGTATTTCCGGGATCGCGAGCTAAAGCGTATTGATGAAATGATGCGCAACCAGGCGGCCATTACTATACAGGCAGCCTTTCGTGGTTATATCGTGCGTCGAACAATGGCGCTCCATGTCTGCACTTGCACCTGCATGATG GATGACGAGGAGGACGAAGAGACTAAGCGTCAAGATGCTGCGGCGCGTATTATACAACGCTTCTTCCGCTGGGTGATGGCA CGCCAGGCTATTAAACCG ATTGATGATCCCTGTGTGGACAAAGAAACTCCGCCTTCGAAAGACGACGGCTCTTCACCGCCTACACTGGCAGTTGAAAGTGCCGCTGAAGTTGCGCCTGCTGCCGCCGAATCAGCCGCTGCAGTTGGAGCAGAAGCAAGTGGCGAGGCTGCAGCAGATGAAGCTGAgcctgctgcagcagttgctgaagaagcagcaccagctgctgcagcagcagctaccgaagaagctgctccagcagcagcagagccagcagcagcagaggcaccTGCTGAAGCTGCGCCCGAAGCGGCTGCAGAAGCGCCGCccgaagcagcagcgccagcagcagcagaagaagctgccgctccagctgctgctgaggagccagcaccagcagcgccGGCTGAGGAGCCAGCTCCAGCACCGCCAGCAGAGGAAGCACCacctgcagctgaagctgagccACCAGCAGCTGAGGCGCCAGCTGAGTAA
- the LOC108602417 gene encoding short-chain specific acyl-CoA dehydrogenase, mitochondrial encodes MCLVRMQPLCRAALTLGQRTAWNTWKQCQSRRIACLAALSETHQILQKTCREFANAELAPHAARHDREELYPAQQVQRLGELGLLSVTAQEEYGGAGLDYQAYVIGMEEVARGDAALSIVMGVNNLYLGAVQQHGTEQQKQQFLAPYTQGQHIAFYALSEPDCGSDASGLSTLAKKNGNDYLLNGTKAWISNSKEASGGLIFTTIDKALKHKGITAFLTAKQVPGLTISKKESKMGMRASSTCQLTLDDVPVPQSQILGELGGGFKIAMQSLDCGRIGIAAQSTGIAQAALELATDYAEKRLAFGKRLSRLQLIQQKLADMALRVETSRLLTWRAAWLKDNGLSITKEAAMAKLHASEAATFCAHQAIQILGGMGYVTDMPAERLYRDARVTEIYEGTSEIQRLVIAASVIREYAS; translated from the exons ATGTGCTTGGTCAGAATGCAGCCGCTGTGTCGAGCCGCATTGACATTGg GTCAACGAACCGCTTGGAACACCTGGAAGCAATGCCAAAGCAGGCGCATCGCTTGCCTTGCGGCGCTATCGGAGACGCACCAGATACTGCAGAAAACGTGTCGTGAGTTTGCCAATGCAGAGCTGGCCCCACATGCAGCGCGACATGATCGTGAAGAGCTTTATCCCGCGCAGCAAGTGCAGCGTCTTGGTGAGCTGGGACTGTTGTCGGTGACAGCGCAGGAAGAATACG GTGGCGCTGGTCTGGATTACCAAGCGTATGTCATTGGCATGGAAGAAGTAGCTCGCGGAGATGCTGCGCTATCCATTGTCATGGGCGTCAACAATCTGTATTTGGGCGCAGTGCAGCAACATGGCACggagcagcagaagcaacagtTTCTAGCGCCTTATACGCAAGGGCAGCATATTGCCTTCTATGCGCTCTCGGAGCCGGACTGCGGCTCGGATGCCAGCGGGCTCAGCACGTTAGCTAAAAAGAATGGCAATGATTATCTTTTGAATGGCACAAAGGCTTGGATATCAAACTCTAAGGAAGCCAGTGGCGGTCTCATCTTTACAACAATTGACAAAGCGTTGAAACACAAAGGCATTACAGCTTTTCTAACAGCTAAGCAGGTGCCCGGACTTACCATTTCGAAGAAGGAGAGCAAAATGGGTATGCGCGCCAGCAGCACGTGTCAACTAACGCTGGACGATGTGCCAGTGCCGCAATCCCAGATACTTGGTGAGCTTGGCGGCGGTTTTAAGATTGCTATGCAGTCGTTGGACTGCGGTCGCATCGGGATTGCAGCACAATCAACTGGCATAGCACAAGCGGCGCTCGAATTGGCCACCGATTATGCAGAGAAGCGTTTGGCTTTTGGTAAGCGCTTGTCGCGACTGCAGCTTATACAGCAAAAATTAGCGGATATGGCTCTGCGAGTCGAAACGTCTCGTTTGCTCACTTGGCGTGCTGCCTGGCTAAAAGATAATGGACTGTCAATAACTAAGGAAGCAGCCATGGCGAAGCTTCATGCTTCCGAAGCAGCCACCTTTTGTGCTCACCAGGCGATACAGATTCTGGGTGGCATGGGCTACGTTACGGATATGCCAGCAGAGCGCCTTTATAGGGATGCACGGGTTACAGAAATTTACGAAGGCACTTCGGAAATTCAGCGTTTGGTGATTGCCGCGTCAGTAATAAGAGAATATGCTAGTTAG